From a region of the Cognatiyoonia koreensis genome:
- a CDS encoding rod shape-determining protein produces the protein MALFGSLFSSDMAIDLGTANTLVYVKGKGIILSEPSVVAYHVKDGVKKVLAVGEDAKLMLGRTPGSIEAIRPMRDGVIADFDTAEEMIKHFIRKVAKRSTFSKPKIIVCVPHGATPVEKRAIRQSVLSAGARRAGLIAEPIAAAIGAGMPITDPTGNMVVDIGGGTTEVAVLSLGDIVYARSVRVGGDRMDEAIVNYLRRQHNLLIGDSTAERIKTSIGTARMPDDGRGSSMQIRGRDLLNGVPKETEISQAQVAEALAEPVQQICEAVMTALEATPPDLAADIVDRGVMLTGGGALLGQLDLALREQTGLAISVADESLNCVALGTGKALEYEKQLSHVIDYDS, from the coding sequence ATGGCACTTTTTGGCAGTTTGTTTTCGTCTGACATGGCGATCGACCTCGGCACAGCGAACACGCTCGTCTACGTCAAGGGAAAGGGCATCATCCTGTCCGAACCGTCGGTCGTGGCCTATCACGTCAAGGACGGCGTCAAGAAAGTGCTGGCGGTAGGTGAAGACGCCAAGCTGATGTTGGGCCGCACGCCGGGCAGCATCGAAGCGATCCGCCCGATGCGCGACGGTGTCATCGCCGATTTCGACACCGCCGAAGAGATGATCAAGCACTTCATCCGCAAGGTCGCGAAACGCTCCACTTTTTCCAAGCCGAAAATTATCGTCTGCGTCCCGCACGGCGCGACACCGGTGGAAAAGCGGGCGATCCGCCAATCGGTCCTGTCCGCCGGCGCGCGCCGCGCCGGATTGATCGCGGAACCCATTGCAGCAGCCATCGGCGCTGGCATGCCGATCACCGATCCAACCGGCAACATGGTCGTCGATATCGGTGGCGGCACGACCGAAGTCGCCGTTCTTTCGCTTGGCGATATCGTCTATGCCCGCTCTGTCCGTGTCGGCGGCGACCGGATGGACGAAGCTATCGTCAATTATCTGCGTCGCCAGCATAACCTTTTGATCGGTGACAGCACCGCTGAACGCATCAAGACATCTATCGGTACAGCCCGCATGCCTGACGACGGGCGCGGGTCATCCATGCAGATCCGGGGCCGCGATCTGCTGAACGGCGTGCCGAAGGAAACCGAAATCAGCCAGGCTCAGGTGGCCGAGGCGCTTGCAGAACCGGTACAACAAATTTGCGAGGCGGTGATGACCGCGCTCGAAGCCACGCCACCGGACCTCGCCGCCGACATTGTGGACCGCGGCGTCATGCTGACCGGGGGTGGTGCATTGTTGGGACAGCTTGATCTGGCGCTGCGCGAACAGACCGGCCTTGCCATCAGCGTCGCTGACGAAAGCTTGAATTGCGTCGCCTTGGGCACCGGCAAGGCTTTGGAGTATGAAAAACAGCTGTCACACGTTATAGATTACGACAGCTAA
- a CDS encoding 2-isopropylmalate synthase, with the protein MTDHVLIFDTTLRDGEQSPGATMTHSEKLEIAEMLDDMGVDIIEAGFPIASEGDFAAVSEIAKRAKNSTICGLSRANFKDIDRCWEAVKHAKSPRIHTFIGTSPLHRAIPNLTMDEMAERIHECVTHARNLSDNVQWSSMDATRTEEDFLCRTVEIAIKAGASTINIPDTVGYTAPRESADLIRMLIEKVPGADEVIFATHCHNDLGMATANSLAAVEGGARQIECTINGLGERAGNTALEEVVMALRVRNDIMPFDTRIDTKKIMQISRRVATVSGFPVQFNKAIVGKNAFAHESGIHQDGMLKNRETFEVMRPEDVGLSGTSLPLGKHSGRAALRAKLAELGFDLADNQLKDVFVRFKDLADRKKEVFDDDLLALLSTSEGEADRLKLKALKVICGTEGPQEATMTLEIDGVAATTTTTGDGPVDATFNAVKYLFPHGARLQLFQVQAVTEGTDAQATVYVRMEEDGRIGTGQSADTDTVVASAKAYINALNRLLVRRDQTSVGYDEKSVSYKDAGE; encoded by the coding sequence ATGACCGATCATGTACTGATATTCGACACCACACTGCGCGACGGCGAACAATCGCCCGGCGCGACCATGACCCATTCCGAAAAACTGGAAATCGCCGAAATGCTCGACGATATGGGCGTGGATATCATCGAGGCAGGCTTTCCCATTGCCTCCGAAGGCGACTTTGCAGCCGTCAGCGAAATCGCGAAACGCGCCAAGAACAGCACCATCTGTGGTCTGTCGCGTGCAAACTTCAAGGACATCGACCGCTGCTGGGAAGCCGTGAAACACGCCAAATCCCCACGCATCCACACCTTCATCGGCACATCGCCGCTGCACCGGGCAATCCCCAATCTCACCATGGATGAAATGGCGGAACGCATCCACGAATGCGTAACCCACGCCCGCAACCTGTCAGACAACGTGCAATGGTCATCGATGGATGCCACACGGACAGAGGAAGATTTTCTCTGCCGCACCGTCGAAATCGCCATCAAGGCTGGTGCAAGCACCATCAACATCCCCGACACTGTCGGCTACACGGCTCCGCGCGAAAGCGCGGACCTGATCCGGATGCTGATCGAAAAGGTGCCCGGCGCGGACGAAGTAATCTTTGCCACGCACTGCCACAACGATCTGGGCATGGCGACGGCCAACAGCCTTGCCGCGGTCGAAGGTGGTGCGCGCCAGATCGAATGTACCATCAACGGGCTGGGTGAACGTGCAGGCAACACCGCACTGGAAGAAGTTGTGATGGCCCTGCGCGTGCGCAACGACATTATGCCCTTCGACACCCGGATCGACACGAAAAAGATCATGCAGATCTCGCGCCGCGTCGCGACGGTTTCGGGTTTTCCGGTGCAGTTCAACAAAGCCATCGTTGGCAAGAACGCCTTTGCCCACGAAAGCGGCATCCATCAGGACGGGATGCTCAAGAACCGCGAAACATTCGAAGTGATGCGCCCCGAAGACGTGGGCCTGTCCGGCACTTCCCTGCCCCTGGGCAAACACTCGGGCCGTGCCGCGCTGCGCGCAAAGCTGGCAGAGCTGGGCTTCGATTTGGCCGATAACCAACTCAAGGACGTGTTCGTTCGGTTCAAGGATCTGGCCGATCGCAAGAAGGAGGTTTTTGACGACGACCTGCTTGCCCTGTTGAGCACAAGCGAAGGCGAAGCAGACCGGCTGAAGCTGAAAGCCCTCAAGGTCATCTGCGGAACCGAAGGGCCGCAAGAGGCGACCATGACGCTTGAAATCGACGGTGTCGCGGCGACGACAACAACGACCGGCGACGGCCCCGTCGATGCGACGTTCAATGCGGTCAAATACCTCTTCCCGCACGGCGCGCGACTGCAGCTCTTTCAGGTGCAGGCCGTGACCGAAGGCACGGACGCGCAGGCCACTGTCTATGTCCGCATGGAAGAAGATGGCCGGATCGGCACCGGCCAGTCGGCCGATACGGACACGGTCGTCGCCTCTGCCAAGGCCTATATCAACGCGCTCAACCGCTTGCTTGTGCGACGTGACCAAACCTCTGTCGGCTATGACGAGAAATCGGTCAGCTACAAAGACGCGGGAGAGTAA
- a CDS encoding SDR family NAD(P)-dependent oxidoreductase, whose translation MEKALVIGASGGIGRAVVSELEARGVAVTQLSRSADGLDVTDAESVDRHMDAVDGPFDLVFSAVGVLGTPEKALSALTAEEMSYLFKVNTIGPALLLRHASRLLPKDGRGVFGVLSARVGSIGDNRIGGWYSYRASKAAVNQIVHGAAIELKRTHRQSIVVALHPGTVETPFTAAFQGRHKTVTAEEAATNLVNVMTSLTPDQTGGFYAYDGSEIPW comes from the coding sequence ATGGAAAAAGCACTTGTGATCGGGGCGTCCGGCGGCATTGGCCGGGCCGTTGTGTCAGAACTGGAAGCGCGGGGCGTTGCGGTGACGCAGCTGTCACGCTCCGCTGATGGGCTGGATGTGACAGACGCAGAGTCGGTGGATCGTCATATGGATGCAGTGGATGGTCCGTTTGACCTGGTTTTTAGTGCAGTTGGTGTCCTTGGAACGCCGGAGAAAGCCCTGTCGGCATTAACTGCCGAGGAGATGTCCTATCTGTTCAAGGTCAACACCATCGGTCCCGCCTTGCTGCTGCGTCATGCTTCCCGGCTTTTGCCAAAGGACGGGCGCGGGGTATTCGGGGTGCTTTCGGCGCGCGTCGGATCGATCGGGGATAACCGGATCGGCGGATGGTATTCCTATCGTGCGTCAAAGGCCGCAGTGAACCAGATCGTCCATGGTGCGGCCATTGAATTGAAGCGCACGCACAGGCAATCCATTGTCGTCGCCCTGCATCCCGGCACTGTCGAAACACCGTTTACAGCTGCATTTCAGGGGCGGCACAAGACTGTCACGGCGGAGGAAGCTGCCACTAATCTGGTGAATGTCATGACCTCCTTGACGCCAGATCAGACGGGCGGATTTTACGCCTATGATGGCAGCGAAATCCCATGGTGA
- a CDS encoding cryptochrome/photolyase family protein, producing the protein MVRLVLVLGDQLSPGVAALKKADKTSDVVVMAEVMGEATYVQHHPKKIAFLFAAMRKFAAQLESDGWRVAYSRLEDAENGGSISSELLRRAEEFGTDEVLVTEPGEFRVISDLAELPLTATSFEDDRFIASHQDFQNWADGRKQLRMEYFYRDMRRKTGLMMEGDAPAGGQWNYDHDNRKPAPGSVDFNGPMRFTPDETVSEVLTLVAERFGDNFGDLAPFWFATDTGQARQHLAYWIRMGAPLFGDFQDAMMQDERFLYHGFVGAYINAGLLDPLEVCQAVEQAWKDGDIPINAAEGFIRQIIGWREYMRGIYFHEGPEYTSRNILEHDRKLPGLYWGKKTWMACVDHAVTQTKEEAYAHHIQRLMVTGNFALLAGIDPYEVHEWYLAVYADAYEWVEAPNVIGMSQFADGGIIASKPYISSGNYINKMSDYCKSCSYKIKDKTGPDACPFNLLYWHFLDRHRARFEGNPRMAQMYRVWDRMEADKRETVLKDAGAWLAKMDAGETV; encoded by the coding sequence ATGGTGAGGCTTGTTCTTGTACTTGGTGACCAGCTGTCACCCGGCGTCGCCGCGCTGAAAAAGGCGGACAAGACGTCCGATGTCGTTGTGATGGCCGAGGTGATGGGCGAGGCGACCTATGTGCAGCATCACCCCAAGAAGATCGCCTTTCTCTTTGCGGCTATGCGCAAGTTTGCGGCTCAATTGGAAAGCGATGGCTGGCGCGTGGCATATTCCCGCTTGGAAGATGCGGAGAATGGCGGATCGATTTCATCCGAACTGCTGCGGCGCGCGGAAGAATTCGGCACCGACGAGGTGCTTGTCACTGAACCTGGCGAGTTTCGCGTCATCAGTGACCTTGCTGAATTGCCGCTGACTGCGACCAGCTTTGAGGACGACCGCTTTATCGCCTCGCATCAGGATTTTCAGAACTGGGCCGATGGACGCAAACAACTGCGTATGGAGTATTTCTATCGCGACATGCGTCGAAAAACGGGCCTGATGATGGAAGGTGACGCGCCTGCTGGTGGACAGTGGAATTATGACCACGACAACCGCAAGCCCGCCCCCGGATCAGTCGATTTCAATGGGCCGATGCGTTTCACGCCCGATGAGACTGTTTCTGAGGTTCTGACACTGGTCGCGGAGCGTTTTGGCGACAACTTCGGAGATCTCGCGCCATTCTGGTTTGCCACCGATACCGGTCAGGCCCGCCAGCATCTTGCCTATTGGATCCGTATGGGTGCACCGCTGTTTGGCGACTTTCAGGATGCGATGATGCAGGATGAAAGGTTCCTTTATCATGGTTTTGTCGGAGCCTATATCAACGCGGGATTGTTGGACCCGTTGGAGGTCTGCCAGGCCGTCGAACAGGCGTGGAAGGACGGCGATATCCCGATCAATGCGGCCGAAGGTTTCATTCGCCAGATCATTGGTTGGCGGGAATACATGCGCGGCATCTACTTTCATGAAGGCCCTGAATATACCAGCCGCAATATTCTGGAACATGATCGTAAGTTGCCGGGTCTGTATTGGGGCAAGAAGACGTGGATGGCTTGCGTTGATCATGCGGTGACCCAGACGAAAGAGGAAGCCTATGCCCATCACATCCAGCGGTTGATGGTCACGGGCAATTTCGCGCTGCTTGCGGGGATCGACCCGTATGAAGTGCATGAGTGGTATCTGGCTGTTTATGCTGATGCATACGAGTGGGTCGAGGCCCCCAACGTCATCGGGATGAGCCAGTTTGCCGATGGCGGGATTATCGCCAGCAAGCCCTATATTTCAAGCGGGAACTACATCAACAAGATGTCGGATTACTGCAAGTCCTGTTCCTACAAGATCAAGGACAAGACCGGTCCTGATGCCTGTCCCTTCAATTTACTTTACTGGCATTTCCTCGACCGGCATCGCGCGCGGTTTGAAGGCAATCCGCGTATGGCACAGATGTATCGGGTCTGGGACAGAATGGAAGCGGACAAGCGCGAAACAGTGCTGAAAGACGCAGGTGCTTGGCTGGCCAAAATGGACGCGGGCGAAACGGTGTGA